Proteins from a single region of Salvelinus fontinalis isolate EN_2023a chromosome 15, ASM2944872v1, whole genome shotgun sequence:
- the snapc1b gene encoding snRNA-activating protein complex subunit 1b: MDYCKDRLKADCELLLSRFQQTESVRYELFLTIWKEMKFQSIFYGKIENNLKRLFSREVLATAYTYFLPPYTFQIRVGALYLLYGLYHCQLSTPKEKIRLALKDWEEVRKFQQDAVSAQHFDVVYIIRQLISQKAFYFTVMPTPLIFNVKKSNKNSRTVCEDFLERAARPQELVSMDMLEELANVHEHYEQVKASISAKPGQSDPSINLIHKNLVPRLHNAVVGFYNWQKAQGSEDRVAGDSGEGTSNKQESSQRAQRIASIKSKSYGQIVEASKARRHRQVERDEVVLAKETSHHKRLKSLKQRTSHLTQGAAREEALKTTSLWCMSQLEAQETTKKKKKRKFKW, encoded by the exons ATGGATTACTGCAAAGACCGTCTTAAAGCAGACTGTGAGCTGTTGCTGAGTAGATTTCAGCAGACAGAATCGGTGCGATACGAGCTATTTTTGACGATATGGAAAGAGATGAAGTTCCAAAGTATTTTCTA TGGAAAAATTGAAAACAATCTAAAGAGGCTGTTCAGCCGTGAAGTCCTGGCTACAGCGTACACATACTTTCTGCCACCATACACCTTTCAGATTAGAGTTGGGGCCTTGTACCTACTCTATGGGCTATACCACTGCCAACTGTCCACACCAAAGGAAAAG ATAAGGCTAGCCCTGAAGGACTGGGAGGAAGTGAGGAAGTTCCAGCAGGATGCAGTTAGTGCCCAGCACTTTGATGTGGTCTACATCATCAGACAGCTCATCTCACAAAAAGCCTTCTACTTCACTGTCATGCCCACGCCA CTGATTTTCAACGTGAAGAAGAGCAACAAGAACTCAAGAACCGTGTGTGAGGATTTCCTTGAGCGAGCGGCCCGGCCACAGGAGCTGGTCAGCATGGATATGCTTGAG GAGCTGGCGAACGTACATGAGCACTATGAGCAGGTGAAGGCATCAATTTCAGCCAAGCCAGGCCAGTCAGACCCATCCATCAATCTGATCCACAAGAACTTGGTGCCACGGCTACACAATGCTGTCGTGGGATTCTACAACTGGCAGAAGGCTCAG GGTTCGGAAGATAGAGTAGCTGGAGATAGCGGCGAGGGAACTTCAAATAAGCAAGAG AGTTCCCAGCGAGCTCAGCGTATTGCATCCATCAAGTCTAAATCATATGGTCAGATAGTTGAG GCCTCCAAGGCCCGGCGACACCGgcaggttgagagggatgaggtagTGCTTGCTAAGGAGACCTCACACCATAAGAGACTCAAGTCACTCAAACAAAGGACCAGTCATCTGACCCAAG GCGCTGCAAGGGAAGAAGCTCTGAAAACCACCAGCCTGTGGTGCATGAGTCAACTTGAAGCTCAAG AAACAacgaaaaagaaaaagaaaaggaaATTCAAATGGTGA
- the syt16 gene encoding synaptotagmin-16 isoform X3, giving the protein MKRDDPVSEILSLKGWFVQVSESLSAALLPSGQGPGQTRESQGVSADPAPSPGETQEVSDPSELQEDLGSQTSRAVVSSMDPQQRLQALQAQLTLRGMSRPSSSCSGASPSAECLSIIPEESEVVGSRVSWAASWHSSKAGTAVNSYGDGEDQSSSSDSEDEIVKQFEISVSRSQSFRSTGTTEVVAQAAPGKRHKFTRLLSDQEEGSTEPSDCEDVDGDVSRLSYQNPLSYGDEKLGSLGSQEMAEGLDGPPREGSLDTGGSPAPNMSRQATEGSLEMETAVDNQGDDNNDPTDSSSTWSPEQEHLPVEEVLPCPPSSTSRPPITKCGDLEVTMDYKAASQKLFVTVVTARDIPDKGRSGMDSWQVHVVLLPAKKQRHKTSVQKGSVPEFNETFRFSHLEPSELGTSALRFRLYALGGRMSRERMMGEKVVRLEGLSPEGGDMDTTLVLEPRSNMKSVDSQVSLAGVSQSDSASSTQSLTHGGVPELLVGLSYNATTGRLSVELIKGSHFRNLAINRPPDTYGKLTLLNSVGQEISRCKTSVRRGQPNPVYKETFVFQVALFQLCDVTLMVSIYNRRSMKRKEMVGWLALGQNSSGEEEQLHWLDMKECKGQQVCRWHVLLEA; this is encoded by the exons ATGAAGCGAGATGATCCTGTATCGGAGATCCTTTCTTTGAAAGGATGGTTCGTCCAGGTATCGGAGTCTTTGTCTGCGGCCCTCCTACCCTCGGGCCAGGGACCGGGCCAGACTAGGGAGTCTCAGGGAGTGTCTGCTGACCCAGCACCCTCACCAGGAGAGACCCAGGAGGTGTCTGATCCCTCAGAGCTCCAGGAGGACTTAGGGTCCCAGACCTCCAGGGCTGTTGTGTCCTCCATGGACCCCCAGCAGAGGCTACAGGCCCTCCAGGCTCAGCTGACTCTACGGGGCATGAGTAGGCCTAGCAGCTCCTGTTCTGGGGCTTCCCCATCTGCAGAGTGTCTGTCTATCATACCCGAGGAGAGTGAGGTGGTGGGGAGCAGGGTGAGCTGGGCAGCCTCATGGCACTCCAGTAAGGCTGGCACAGCAG TGAACAGTTACGGGGATGGTGAGGATCAGTCCAGCTCATCGGATAGCGAGGACGAGATAGTGAAGCAGTTTGAGATCTCAGTGTCTCGCTCTCAGAGCTTCCGCTCTACAGGGACCACCGAGGTTGTAGCCCAGGCTGCACCGGGAAAACGCCACAAGTTCACCCGCCTACTCTCTGACCAGGAGGAGGGCAGCACAGAGCCCTCAGACTGCGAAG ACGTGGACGGAGACGTGAGCAGGCTGAGTTACCAGAACCCCCTGTCGTACGGGGATGAGAAGCTGGGCTCCCTGGGGTCCCAGGAAATGGCTGAGGGTCTGGACGGCCCACCACGGGAGGGCTCGCTGGACACAGGGGGCAGCCCGGCCCCCAACATGAGTCGCCAGGCCACCGAGGGGAGCCTTGAGATGGAGACAGCCGTGGACAACCAGGGTGACGACAACAACGACCCTACAGACAGCTCCTCCACATGGAGCCCAGAG CAGGAGCATCTTCCTGTAGAGGAGGTCCTCCCTTGCCCCCCCAGCTCCACCTCACGCCCCCCTATCACCAAATGTGGTGACCTCGAGGTCACCATGGACTACAAGGCCGCCTCTCAGAAGCTGTTTGTTACCGTTGTGACCGCGCGGGACATCCCAGACAAAGGGCGCAGTGGGATGGACTCGTGGCAGGTGCACGTGGTCCTGCTCCCAGCAAAGAAGCAGCGTCATAAGACCTCCGTCCAGAAGGGGTCCGTGCCCGAATTCAACGAGACCTTCCGCTTTTCACACCTGGAGCCTTCAGAGCTGGGTACCTCTGCCCTGCGCTTCCGGCTCTACGCCCTGGGGGGCCGGATGTCCCGCGAGCGCATGATGGGGGAGAAGGTGGTCCGCCTTGAGGGGCTGAGCCCAGAGGGGGGAGATATGGACACCACGCTGGTGCTGGAACCCCGCAGCAACATGAAG AGTGTTGACTCTCAGGTCAGTCTAGCTGGGGTGTCCCAGAGTGACAGTGCGTCCTCCACCCAGTCTCTAACCCACGGGGGCGTCCCTGAGCTGCTGGTGGGCCTGTCCTACAACGCCACCACCGGACGCCTCTCTGTGGAGCTCATCAAGGGAAGCCACTTCCGCAACCTGGCCATTAACAGGCCGCCCG ACACCTATGGGAAGCTGACTCTGCTCAACTCAGTGGGCCAGGAGATCTCCAGGTGTAAGACATCAGTGCGGCGGGGGCAGCCCAACCCCGTCTACAAGGAGACCTTTGTGTTCCAGGTTGCCCTGTTCCAGCTGTGTGACGTCACCCTCATGGTGTCCATCTACAACCGCCGCAGCATGAAGCGTAAGGAGATGGTAGGCTGGCTCGCCCTGGGCCAGAACAGCAGCGGGGAGGAGGAGCAGCTGCACTGGCTGGACATGAAGGAGTGTAAAGGCCAGCAGGTCTGTCGCTGGCACGTCCTCCTGGAAGCCTAG
- the syt16 gene encoding synaptotagmin-16 isoform X1: MATDSCLFMWSDQCVFVCPLSFTVTPEAIGFLSAVGVFVVFLAVLFLFINKKLCFSRVGGLPCLEQHGRGKRSRSRPGVRQGLVNSYGDGEDQSSSSDSEDEIVKQFEISVSRSQSFRSTGTTEVVAQAAPGKRHKFTRLLSDQEEGSTEPSDCEDVDGDVSRLSYQNPLSYGDEKLGSLGSQEMAEGLDGPPREGSLDTGGSPAPNMSRQATEGSLEMETAVDNQGDDNNDPTDSSSTWSPEQEHLPVEEVLPCPPSSTSRPPITKCGDLEVTMDYKAASQKLFVTVVTARDIPDKGRSGMDSWQVHVVLLPAKKQRHKTSVQKGSVPEFNETFRFSHLEPSELGTSALRFRLYALGGRMSRERMMGEKVVRLEGLSPEGGDMDTTLVLEPRSNMKSVDSQVSLAGVSQSDSASSTQSLTHGGVPELLVGLSYNATTGRLSVELIKGSHFRNLAINRPPDTYGKLTLLNSVGQEISRCKTSVRRGQPNPVYKETFVFQVALFQLCDVTLMVSIYNRRSMKRKEMVGWLALGQNSSGEEEQLHWLDMKECKGQQVCRWHVLLEA, translated from the exons ATGGCCACAGATA gctgTCTGTTTATGTGGTCTGAtcagtgtgtctttgtgtgtcctctctccttcacagtcACCCCAGAGGCCATCGGCTTCCTGTCTGCGGTGGGTGTCTTTGTGGTGTTTCTGGccgtcctcttcctcttcatcaatAAGAAGCTGTGTTTCTCCCGCGTTGGGGGTCTGCCCTGTCTGGAGCAGCACGGCCGCGGGAAACGCTCCCGCAGCAGGCCCGGAGTCCGCCAGGGGCTGG TGAACAGTTACGGGGATGGTGAGGATCAGTCCAGCTCATCGGATAGCGAGGACGAGATAGTGAAGCAGTTTGAGATCTCAGTGTCTCGCTCTCAGAGCTTCCGCTCTACAGGGACCACCGAGGTTGTAGCCCAGGCTGCACCGGGAAAACGCCACAAGTTCACCCGCCTACTCTCTGACCAGGAGGAGGGCAGCACAGAGCCCTCAGACTGCGAAG ACGTGGACGGAGACGTGAGCAGGCTGAGTTACCAGAACCCCCTGTCGTACGGGGATGAGAAGCTGGGCTCCCTGGGGTCCCAGGAAATGGCTGAGGGTCTGGACGGCCCACCACGGGAGGGCTCGCTGGACACAGGGGGCAGCCCGGCCCCCAACATGAGTCGCCAGGCCACCGAGGGGAGCCTTGAGATGGAGACAGCCGTGGACAACCAGGGTGACGACAACAACGACCCTACAGACAGCTCCTCCACATGGAGCCCAGAG CAGGAGCATCTTCCTGTAGAGGAGGTCCTCCCTTGCCCCCCCAGCTCCACCTCACGCCCCCCTATCACCAAATGTGGTGACCTCGAGGTCACCATGGACTACAAGGCCGCCTCTCAGAAGCTGTTTGTTACCGTTGTGACCGCGCGGGACATCCCAGACAAAGGGCGCAGTGGGATGGACTCGTGGCAGGTGCACGTGGTCCTGCTCCCAGCAAAGAAGCAGCGTCATAAGACCTCCGTCCAGAAGGGGTCCGTGCCCGAATTCAACGAGACCTTCCGCTTTTCACACCTGGAGCCTTCAGAGCTGGGTACCTCTGCCCTGCGCTTCCGGCTCTACGCCCTGGGGGGCCGGATGTCCCGCGAGCGCATGATGGGGGAGAAGGTGGTCCGCCTTGAGGGGCTGAGCCCAGAGGGGGGAGATATGGACACCACGCTGGTGCTGGAACCCCGCAGCAACATGAAG AGTGTTGACTCTCAGGTCAGTCTAGCTGGGGTGTCCCAGAGTGACAGTGCGTCCTCCACCCAGTCTCTAACCCACGGGGGCGTCCCTGAGCTGCTGGTGGGCCTGTCCTACAACGCCACCACCGGACGCCTCTCTGTGGAGCTCATCAAGGGAAGCCACTTCCGCAACCTGGCCATTAACAGGCCGCCCG ACACCTATGGGAAGCTGACTCTGCTCAACTCAGTGGGCCAGGAGATCTCCAGGTGTAAGACATCAGTGCGGCGGGGGCAGCCCAACCCCGTCTACAAGGAGACCTTTGTGTTCCAGGTTGCCCTGTTCCAGCTGTGTGACGTCACCCTCATGGTGTCCATCTACAACCGCCGCAGCATGAAGCGTAAGGAGATGGTAGGCTGGCTCGCCCTGGGCCAGAACAGCAGCGGGGAGGAGGAGCAGCTGCACTGGCTGGACATGAAGGAGTGTAAAGGCCAGCAGGTCTGTCGCTGGCACGTCCTCCTGGAAGCCTAG
- the syt16 gene encoding synaptotagmin-16 isoform X2, which yields MATDITPEAIGFLSAVGVFVVFLAVLFLFINKKLCFSRVGGLPCLEQHGRGKRSRSRPGVRQGLVNSYGDGEDQSSSSDSEDEIVKQFEISVSRSQSFRSTGTTEVVAQAAPGKRHKFTRLLSDQEEGSTEPSDCEDVDGDVSRLSYQNPLSYGDEKLGSLGSQEMAEGLDGPPREGSLDTGGSPAPNMSRQATEGSLEMETAVDNQGDDNNDPTDSSSTWSPEQEHLPVEEVLPCPPSSTSRPPITKCGDLEVTMDYKAASQKLFVTVVTARDIPDKGRSGMDSWQVHVVLLPAKKQRHKTSVQKGSVPEFNETFRFSHLEPSELGTSALRFRLYALGGRMSRERMMGEKVVRLEGLSPEGGDMDTTLVLEPRSNMKSVDSQVSLAGVSQSDSASSTQSLTHGGVPELLVGLSYNATTGRLSVELIKGSHFRNLAINRPPDTYGKLTLLNSVGQEISRCKTSVRRGQPNPVYKETFVFQVALFQLCDVTLMVSIYNRRSMKRKEMVGWLALGQNSSGEEEQLHWLDMKECKGQQVCRWHVLLEA from the exons ATGGCCACAGATA tcACCCCAGAGGCCATCGGCTTCCTGTCTGCGGTGGGTGTCTTTGTGGTGTTTCTGGccgtcctcttcctcttcatcaatAAGAAGCTGTGTTTCTCCCGCGTTGGGGGTCTGCCCTGTCTGGAGCAGCACGGCCGCGGGAAACGCTCCCGCAGCAGGCCCGGAGTCCGCCAGGGGCTGG TGAACAGTTACGGGGATGGTGAGGATCAGTCCAGCTCATCGGATAGCGAGGACGAGATAGTGAAGCAGTTTGAGATCTCAGTGTCTCGCTCTCAGAGCTTCCGCTCTACAGGGACCACCGAGGTTGTAGCCCAGGCTGCACCGGGAAAACGCCACAAGTTCACCCGCCTACTCTCTGACCAGGAGGAGGGCAGCACAGAGCCCTCAGACTGCGAAG ACGTGGACGGAGACGTGAGCAGGCTGAGTTACCAGAACCCCCTGTCGTACGGGGATGAGAAGCTGGGCTCCCTGGGGTCCCAGGAAATGGCTGAGGGTCTGGACGGCCCACCACGGGAGGGCTCGCTGGACACAGGGGGCAGCCCGGCCCCCAACATGAGTCGCCAGGCCACCGAGGGGAGCCTTGAGATGGAGACAGCCGTGGACAACCAGGGTGACGACAACAACGACCCTACAGACAGCTCCTCCACATGGAGCCCAGAG CAGGAGCATCTTCCTGTAGAGGAGGTCCTCCCTTGCCCCCCCAGCTCCACCTCACGCCCCCCTATCACCAAATGTGGTGACCTCGAGGTCACCATGGACTACAAGGCCGCCTCTCAGAAGCTGTTTGTTACCGTTGTGACCGCGCGGGACATCCCAGACAAAGGGCGCAGTGGGATGGACTCGTGGCAGGTGCACGTGGTCCTGCTCCCAGCAAAGAAGCAGCGTCATAAGACCTCCGTCCAGAAGGGGTCCGTGCCCGAATTCAACGAGACCTTCCGCTTTTCACACCTGGAGCCTTCAGAGCTGGGTACCTCTGCCCTGCGCTTCCGGCTCTACGCCCTGGGGGGCCGGATGTCCCGCGAGCGCATGATGGGGGAGAAGGTGGTCCGCCTTGAGGGGCTGAGCCCAGAGGGGGGAGATATGGACACCACGCTGGTGCTGGAACCCCGCAGCAACATGAAG AGTGTTGACTCTCAGGTCAGTCTAGCTGGGGTGTCCCAGAGTGACAGTGCGTCCTCCACCCAGTCTCTAACCCACGGGGGCGTCCCTGAGCTGCTGGTGGGCCTGTCCTACAACGCCACCACCGGACGCCTCTCTGTGGAGCTCATCAAGGGAAGCCACTTCCGCAACCTGGCCATTAACAGGCCGCCCG ACACCTATGGGAAGCTGACTCTGCTCAACTCAGTGGGCCAGGAGATCTCCAGGTGTAAGACATCAGTGCGGCGGGGGCAGCCCAACCCCGTCTACAAGGAGACCTTTGTGTTCCAGGTTGCCCTGTTCCAGCTGTGTGACGTCACCCTCATGGTGTCCATCTACAACCGCCGCAGCATGAAGCGTAAGGAGATGGTAGGCTGGCTCGCCCTGGGCCAGAACAGCAGCGGGGAGGAGGAGCAGCTGCACTGGCTGGACATGAAGGAGTGTAAAGGCCAGCAGGTCTGTCGCTGGCACGTCCTCCTGGAAGCCTAG